One genomic segment of Manis pentadactyla isolate mManPen7 chromosome 1, mManPen7.hap1, whole genome shotgun sequence includes these proteins:
- the ZNF639 gene encoding zinc finger protein 639 isoform X1, with protein sequence MNEYPKKRKRKTLHPSRYSDSSGISRIADGFSGIFSDHCYSVCSMRQPDLKYFDNKDDDSDTETSNDLPKFTDGIKARNRNQNYLVPSPVLRILEHSAFSTEKSADIEICDEECDSLESVNQQTQEESPIEVHTAEDVPIAAEVHAISEDYDIETENNSSESLQDQIDENPPAKLCKILDKNQALNVTTQQKWPLLRANSSGLYKCELCEFNSKYFSDLKQHMILKHKRTDSNVCRVCKETFSTNMLLIEHAKLHEEDPYICKYCDYKTVIFENLSQHIADTHFSDHLYWCEQCDVQFSSSSELYLHFQEHSCDEQYLCQFCEHETNDPEDLHSHVVNEHACKLIELSDKYNNGEHGQYSLLSKITFDKCKNFFVCQVCGFRSRLHTNVNRHVAIEHTKIFPHVCDDCCKGFSSMLEYCKHLNSHLSEGIYLCQYCEYSTGQIEDLKIHLDFKHSADLPHKCNDCLMRFGNERELISHLPVHETT encoded by the exons atgaatgaatatcctaaaaaaagaaaaaggaagactttACACCCTTCTCGTTATTCAG ATTCCTCTGGAATAAGCAGAATTGCAGATGGATTCAGTGGAATTTTTTCTGACCATTGTTACAGTGTTTGTTCTATGAGACAACCAGATTTAAAGTATTTTGACAACAAAG atgatgattCTGATACAGAAACATCAAATGACCTGCCAAAATTTACGGATGGAATCAAGGCCCGAAACAGAAATCAGAACTACCTGGTTCCCAGTCCTGTGCTTAGAATCCTAGAGCACTCTGCATTTTCTACAG aaaaatctGCTGATATTGAAATTTGTGATGAAGAGTGTGATTCACTTGAATCAGTCAACCAGCAAACTCAGGAGGAGAGTCCTATAGAAGTCCACACTGCTGAAGATGTTCCAATTGCTGCAGAAGTGCATGCCATTTCTGAAGATTATgatatagagacagaaaacaattCTTCTGAAAGTCTCCAAGACCAAATTGATGAGAATCCACCAGCTAAACTTTGCAAAATTCTTGACAAGAACCAAGCTTTGAATGTGACTACCCAGCAGAAATGGCCTTTACTGAGAGCTAATAGCAGTGGCCTCTATAAATGTGAACTCTGTGAGTTCAACAGCAAGTATTTTTCTGATTTAAAGCAGCATATGATCCTGAAGCATAAGCGAACTGATTCAAATGTGTGTCGAGTATGCAAGGAAACTTTCTCTACCAACATGCTTCTAATCGAACATGCCAAATTGCATGAAGAGGATCCCTACATTTGTAAATACTGCGATTATAAGACAGTAATTTTTGAGAATCTCAGCCAGCACATTGCAGACACTCATTTTAGTGATCACCTTTATTGGTGTGAACAGTGTGATGTACAGTTCTCCTCAAGCAGTGAACTCTACCTACATTTCCAGGAACACAGCTGTGATGAACAGTACTTGTGTCAGTTCTGTGAACATGAAACAAATGATCCAGAAGACTTGCATAGCCATGTGGTAAATGAACATGCATGTAAATTAATAGAATTAAGTGATAAGTATAACAATGGAGAACATGGACAGTACAGTCTCTTAAGCAAAATTACGTTTGACAAATGTAAAAATTTCTTTGTATGTCaagtatgtggttttcggagtaGACTTCATACAAATGTTAACAGGCATGTTGCTATTGAACATACTAAGATTTTTCCTCATGTTTGTGATGACTGTTGCAAAGGTTTTTCAAGTATGCTAGAATATTGCAAACATTTAAATTCACATTTATCTGAAGGGATTTACTTATGCCAGTACTGTGAATATTCAACAGGACAGATTGAAGATCTTAAAATTCATCTAGATTTCAAACATTCAGCTGACTTACCTCATAAATGCAATGACTGCTTGATGAGGTTTGGAAATGAAAGGGAATTAATAAGTCATCTTCCAGTCCATGAGACAACTTGA
- the ZNF639 gene encoding zinc finger protein 639 isoform X2 produces the protein MRQPDLKYFDNKDDDSDTETSNDLPKFTDGIKARNRNQNYLVPSPVLRILEHSAFSTEKSADIEICDEECDSLESVNQQTQEESPIEVHTAEDVPIAAEVHAISEDYDIETENNSSESLQDQIDENPPAKLCKILDKNQALNVTTQQKWPLLRANSSGLYKCELCEFNSKYFSDLKQHMILKHKRTDSNVCRVCKETFSTNMLLIEHAKLHEEDPYICKYCDYKTVIFENLSQHIADTHFSDHLYWCEQCDVQFSSSSELYLHFQEHSCDEQYLCQFCEHETNDPEDLHSHVVNEHACKLIELSDKYNNGEHGQYSLLSKITFDKCKNFFVCQVCGFRSRLHTNVNRHVAIEHTKIFPHVCDDCCKGFSSMLEYCKHLNSHLSEGIYLCQYCEYSTGQIEDLKIHLDFKHSADLPHKCNDCLMRFGNERELISHLPVHETT, from the exons ATGAGACAACCAGATTTAAAGTATTTTGACAACAAAG atgatgattCTGATACAGAAACATCAAATGACCTGCCAAAATTTACGGATGGAATCAAGGCCCGAAACAGAAATCAGAACTACCTGGTTCCCAGTCCTGTGCTTAGAATCCTAGAGCACTCTGCATTTTCTACAG aaaaatctGCTGATATTGAAATTTGTGATGAAGAGTGTGATTCACTTGAATCAGTCAACCAGCAAACTCAGGAGGAGAGTCCTATAGAAGTCCACACTGCTGAAGATGTTCCAATTGCTGCAGAAGTGCATGCCATTTCTGAAGATTATgatatagagacagaaaacaattCTTCTGAAAGTCTCCAAGACCAAATTGATGAGAATCCACCAGCTAAACTTTGCAAAATTCTTGACAAGAACCAAGCTTTGAATGTGACTACCCAGCAGAAATGGCCTTTACTGAGAGCTAATAGCAGTGGCCTCTATAAATGTGAACTCTGTGAGTTCAACAGCAAGTATTTTTCTGATTTAAAGCAGCATATGATCCTGAAGCATAAGCGAACTGATTCAAATGTGTGTCGAGTATGCAAGGAAACTTTCTCTACCAACATGCTTCTAATCGAACATGCCAAATTGCATGAAGAGGATCCCTACATTTGTAAATACTGCGATTATAAGACAGTAATTTTTGAGAATCTCAGCCAGCACATTGCAGACACTCATTTTAGTGATCACCTTTATTGGTGTGAACAGTGTGATGTACAGTTCTCCTCAAGCAGTGAACTCTACCTACATTTCCAGGAACACAGCTGTGATGAACAGTACTTGTGTCAGTTCTGTGAACATGAAACAAATGATCCAGAAGACTTGCATAGCCATGTGGTAAATGAACATGCATGTAAATTAATAGAATTAAGTGATAAGTATAACAATGGAGAACATGGACAGTACAGTCTCTTAAGCAAAATTACGTTTGACAAATGTAAAAATTTCTTTGTATGTCaagtatgtggttttcggagtaGACTTCATACAAATGTTAACAGGCATGTTGCTATTGAACATACTAAGATTTTTCCTCATGTTTGTGATGACTGTTGCAAAGGTTTTTCAAGTATGCTAGAATATTGCAAACATTTAAATTCACATTTATCTGAAGGGATTTACTTATGCCAGTACTGTGAATATTCAACAGGACAGATTGAAGATCTTAAAATTCATCTAGATTTCAAACATTCAGCTGACTTACCTCATAAATGCAATGACTGCTTGATGAGGTTTGGAAATGAAAGGGAATTAATAAGTCATCTTCCAGTCCATGAGACAACTTGA